Proteins from a single region of Streptomyces sp. TN58:
- a CDS encoding nuclease-related domain-containing protein, which yields MRGLKVLPSGRPGHGRLYVNLPDGQAVAWYDRRANRISVLADDHREAVLAVLRPYLSGTVSIGPPPVPTAADLRRLALPPDADLAPNRPGETLLAELEHGAAAGTRARHRLRQDLTAQQRMGEAFDALEPDGWRTLHRVPLPGFGHIDHLVIGPAGIFCVRTVPGRRQRAMVGDLLLTVGRAEPRPDPRWIRGAAARATALLAAHVTPALALVDASRLETAPTVRDIRILQPPSATPDLVASPTVLEPPDADALFAQARDVRTWMPGLPPPRAPEARGPGWGGGRNSGRNSGKR from the coding sequence ATGCGCGGACTCAAGGTACTGCCCAGCGGTCGGCCCGGCCACGGCAGACTGTACGTCAACCTGCCCGACGGTCAGGCGGTCGCCTGGTACGACCGCCGGGCCAACCGCATCAGCGTGCTCGCGGACGATCACCGCGAGGCCGTCCTGGCGGTGCTGCGCCCCTACCTGAGCGGCACCGTGTCCATCGGGCCGCCGCCGGTACCCACCGCGGCCGACCTGCGCCGTCTCGCCCTGCCGCCCGACGCGGACCTGGCACCGAACCGCCCCGGCGAGACCCTGCTGGCGGAGCTGGAACACGGCGCCGCCGCGGGCACCCGCGCCCGGCACCGGCTGCGTCAGGACCTGACCGCGCAACAGCGGATGGGCGAAGCCTTCGACGCGCTGGAACCGGACGGCTGGCGGACCCTGCACCGCGTCCCGCTCCCGGGCTTCGGCCACATCGACCACCTGGTCATCGGCCCGGCCGGGATCTTCTGCGTGCGTACGGTCCCGGGGCGTCGTCAACGCGCGATGGTGGGCGACCTGTTGCTCACCGTCGGCCGCGCGGAACCCCGCCCGGACCCCCGCTGGATCCGCGGCGCGGCGGCCCGCGCGACGGCGCTCCTGGCCGCGCACGTGACTCCCGCCCTCGCATTGGTCGACGCCTCCCGCCTGGAGACCGCCCCGACCGTCCGCGACATCCGCATCCTCCAGCCGCCGTCCGCGACGCCGGACCTCGTGGCGTCCCCGACTGTCCTCGAACCCCCGGATGCCGACGCCCTGTTCGCCCAGGCCCGAGACGTCAGGACCTGGATGCCGGGGCTCCCGCCCCCGCGTGCGCCCGAGGCGCGGGGCCCGGGGTGGGGCGGCGGGCGTAACTCCGGGCGGAACTCCGGGAAGCGGTGA